TGCTGCAGACAGCGGGATGAGCCTCGTGTGCTCTTCCCACACTTCTGCTCGCTGTTTACGTTTCACGATCAATAGAATCGTACGGCCAGACACAGACTTCCCTGACACCAGAGACCCAGCACCGGTTGACTTAGCCCGGCAGCCGCGGCGCATCCCTCAGCTCCCGCCCCGTGAAACGTCTCTTGGAGGAAGAGACAGCTACGGGATCCTAAAAGGAAAGTCGCGATTCTCTGccaaaatactgaaattattcCCCTGGACGTTAGCCACAAGCTCTGGCATCAAGGAACACAGAAGAAGCCAACCTCGTTTGTCTACTCATTTGCCCTTCCAGCTTCGATACCTTTTAACCTGTGGTCCAGATACTCCAGAGTGACCCTGATGACTTGGACGATGGCGAGGATCAGAGAGCCGAAGGCGAGCGAGCCGGTGTGGTACCTTGGAAAGATCGCTCCGGTTAGAAGGGGACAAGCTCAAGAAGCTCGCAAGCCCTCCTCGAGAGGGACGTACCGGAGCGCGCGGCCGAAGGCGGAGAAGAGGGGGAAGGCGGGCATGTCGTCGGGTTTCTTGAAGGCCCAGTAGTATGACGCAAAGGCCCCCGCCAGCGTCACCTGGCCCAGCGCGATCACGAAGTTGGCGAGCCAGAAGAACATGAAGACGTTGAAGAACTGGAGGATGATGAGATACTTGTGGTACGCCGTCTCGCCCCCGTAGAACGCGAAGAGGCACTGGGCGTCGGGGCACAGCTTGGTGACGTTGCTTGTGTTGAAGGTCTAGAGAGGACAGCAGATGCTCACGCACTGCGGCGGCCAGAGATGCGCCGCGAGGCGGACCGACAGCATCTTTCGCTCAACCCAAAGCAATCTCGACTTTCAGAAGACATTATCCTGCTTAATTTTTTGCCTGGTAGCGTTTGCTCAGACCGAAAAGTCAGCTTTGCGCACACAAcagcttgaagaaaaataaacgaGTTCAGAAAGGCGGAATTTCACTTAGAAGAGCTTGCAGGCTCAAAATAGCCACCAGGATATTTTTCGTGTAATAAACAATCTTATCTCTGACAGATTACGCATAGCATTCGTATGAGTTTCCCGATGTCCTCACCTCGGGTTTGCAGGTCTGCCCGGAAAACTGGCACGCAGTCTCGTTAAACACTTTATAGACCGCCTCGTTGGAGGTGGAGAGGAAACTGCAGAGCGGCGGTTAAGGAGACGTGATTTTGCAAACCCCAAACCCGAATCCTAACTCAGTTTTGCTCTCACCTGCCTCCTGCAATCGCTTCGCTacgttgaattttattttaagttaaacTTAGAGACTTCAGCTggcagttttgcaaacggatgtGTCACTAATCCTGTAAGATGTTCAGCGCCCTGGAAGACCTTTGATTTCTGAGCAGCTTCCTTCCCCGGGAGCAGAGgcacagggaggaggaagaggaaaggataCACGGCGGTGCTGGCCCAGTAGGCGATGCAGAGACACAGCAGGAAGAAGGTGCACAACGGGAAGAGCAGCGACATCATGATGTGACCGATAGCCCTGCCGAGAAGATGGTTAAAACCCGGTTAAAATCCTCGCGGTGATGGGAGGACCTCGGCGGCTGGAACCTGGCCATCCCCGAGTCCTCCCGCTGTGAAGGGGGACAGCGGCCACctctgcctggggacaggggacacccgGACCTGCTGGCCTCCCTGATGAGCGCGATGGCAATGAGGATCCTCTTGCggaggaagatgaggagcagTATGATCACCACCTCCACGATGCACAGGATGATcactggggaggagaaggggaaccCCGGGTAGTGTGAGGGCACAGATAGCGCCCGATGGCCACCATCCACCTTTGCCTTCCCAAGCAGATCCGTCACGGCACCGAACGCTCCTCAGGGGACCGCAGTTCACGTGGAAAAGCAGCCCCATCCGTAAGCTCAGTCCCACGGCAGAGGTGGCATCAAGCAAAGCCTCCTTCCTTAGCTCAACCCTTTGCAAAGGCCACAAAGAGACCGAGAAGATCCCAAACCTCCATGCTCTGCCCTTCCCAAGCCCTGTCCCTCAAAGGGTGCATCCACTATGTCCCATCCCGCATCCAGAGGAGGACGGAGACTTACTGAACGCCAGCCACGTCTGCCGCAGGTGGAGGTAGACGCGTAGGTCTGTCTGAAATCCCAGGTCCTTCAGGGAGACGTCAGAACCCGCTTCCCCTTTTAGTTTTGCATATTCCATGTAACAGTGGAAGATTCCtgcagtgaaaagcagaaaattgtcgtatttgcactgaaaagcagagaccgagatGCCGGCAGCCTCTGCTCAACCCCACTGATGCCGATGTTCAGGTAGAAGACACCTGGAAGGACACCGTGTATGAACTTTCTTTGTGCAAAGCCCACGTAaaatagggaaaggaaaacaggaaaagcagggagaagctcCCGACCACTCGCTCACCGTAGCCCAGCACCAGGATCACCATCACGATCATCACCCAGACCATGATCCCGGCCAGGAAGCGGAGCAGGACGATGAAGATCAAGCTAGCCACCATGGCGATCACCAGGCCTCTGCGGGAGGAAGGCAGCGACGTGTCAAAAACCGGGTGatggcaccccctccccaccgctTTCCTCCATCGGTCAGCttgtcctctctcctttctcaggAGCCTTAAAAATGGGAATCATTGATGGAGGAGGGGACGGAGTGTGAGCAGGGTCCGAGTAAAGTTGCCCCAAACACCCTCTACCATCTCTCGTTTCGTTTGAATAGAAATTATGCAAAGGCCAGAgcgaaagaaaaataaaatgtcggTAATTCGTGAGTTTTGTCCCGTGTTTGAGCGTGGCGCCAAGCCCGTGGCCGGCACGGCAGAGAGCATCGGCTCTCGCGGGCGCCGGTCCAGCTGCCCGCGGGAAGGGACGGCCGTAACGCGTAGCTCGGCCCCTGCTCACATTATTATCCAGTACCAGGAAACCGTGTAATCTTCAAAGATCTTCATGGCCAGTTGTCTGGTTTCCAGGACCACGTTTGCTTTTCtggaatacaaaaataaaacacaaatgaaacgGAAACCGGGGGGAAAGAAGCGGAGGAACATCAGCCTGGGCTCAGCCCCAGCGAGGCTCTGCCCGCCCCTGCTGCCTGGACTCGCGCTGCCTCAATGGCCCCTTGTCCTCCCCCGCCAAACGGCCCTCTGCCAGACTccctgaaaacaagaaaattcaacaagACCGAGGCTGATTTCCTGGCACTGTTTTCCTTCAAGCTGACCCCGCTGCTTCCCCTTCGTCCCCCCTTCCAGCTCCCGTTTAAAACACAGAATATGGGTTTTGGTGCAGGATTTCTTGCAAACGCAGGAGCAGGGCTCCGTGCCGGGGCTTTCAAGGCTCTTCCGCAATATAAATCAGTAAATGAACACGGCGCAGAAGTGCTGGCAGATAAAACCAAACGTTTTTCTTCGGGTGAAGCAGCAATAACGAAGAAGCTCATTAAGAGGCTCCCCCGGGTACGGTCGCGTACCCGCCATGTTGCTGTTATCACCGCAAGCGCTCGCTTTCCGGATCGCCCCGGCAAAGACGAAGCGACCGGCGAACCGCGGCGCCTGCCCGGCACGAAGGCTGTGGGGACTCACTTGGCCCCTTCCAGCAGCTCGGTGACGTTCCTCCGGCGCCCGTGGCCATCGTCGTAGGTGGTCTCGTTGCCAACCATGATGACGCCCTTCTTGGCCCGGATGGCCGGGAAGCATCGCCGCGCCACTGGGCAAGAGGAGGGGGAAACTCAGCGTCGCAAACCTCAGCCGCTCTTGTCCAACCCCCCCGGGGGAAACGAGCCCAAACCCCCCTCCCCGTGGTCACAAACCTACACTGGATCCCCAGAAACCCCAAAGAGGAGCCTCCgaccccccctccaaaaaatccCAACAGCCAGCCTGCAAGGCGGCCGCTTCCCCTGACCACGACGGAAGCGAGCGGGCTCGTTAATCAGCTCATCGCAGCTCGTTAGCCCTCCGGAcgtacatggggtgctggggatAATCATGGCCGGGCACTCCTTGTCCTTCAGCACCTTGATGGGAGCCTGGATGGAGACAGGTGCGCCAGACGTTAACGCTTCGGGCAGGAATTACCGCGCCGGAGAacgccggcggtgccggggctggtgGACGAACACCGACACCGCGCTCCCTGCAACCCACCTTCTGCAGGTTTTTGAACTCGGGGACGCAGAAGTGCCGGTAGTACTCCAGCTCGCTGGGCGTGCGGGAGTTGTAGGCGCTCAGGTACGTCAGGTACCGGTCCGGGCATTTGCTGACGCAGATCTGGTTGGGAGAAGAGGACACGTGAAGGCGTGAGCCTCTTCCACGGGGATGCCGCAAACTGGAGCTTTCCCGAGGAGAAGCAAAGCGTCGGGGAGCCCTGCCCGGCGCAGCACCCCGGGACCGGGAGCGGTACCTGCGTGGTCGGGCACTGAAATTCCAGCAGCACCAGCGGGCTGGCGCACTTCACGATGTCGAAGTAAAAGAGGAAAGGTTTCTTCCTGCAAAGCAAacaaggcaacaaaaaaaaaaaaaagtccagttcGGGGAACCGCCTGCCCTGGGAGAGGCGATGGGAAGCACCCACAACTCTgtgcccaggggaagggggaccACGCGGCGTGGAGAatcccaaaaaacccccaaacccccccaaaatccagGAGCTGCAAGCTGCTGCGATGCTTTTCTGCACctcctgggagcaggcagggcctCTGCCGCTCCCCGCAGCCAGAGGAAGCAGGCAGCACGGGCAGGGCGAGCCGCGGGGTGCGACACCCCAAGGTTACGGTCTCTCCGGCGATGCCGGGGCGCCGGTGAGCGATGGCCGCGAGCCGGGACACGTACTCGTTGGGGGTTCCCTGCTGCCCGCAGAACTGCCCGCGACTGTCGGTCGGGTAGATCACCTTCCGGGGGTCCCCGTGGGTCCAGGCTGAGGGGGGGCGAAGGCAGAACAACACGGTTGTTACCCCCACAGCCTTATTTCCCCCCACCCGCCGCTCACGAGACCCCCGCGGGGACCCTCCCGTCCCCATCCGGGCGAGCACGAGGACGCAACACCCCTCGGCACCGGGATTTTGCCGGCGCGGTCGAGCCGGCCACAAGCCAAGCTTTCCCTTTTGCCGCAAACTTGCCGACGCAGCGAAAACCGGtgcagagaccccccccacccagaTACGTACCCACGACGCCCACCACCACGTAGCCCACGATGGCGATGACCAGCAGGACGCAGCAGATAACGTCCGTGCAGCCCCTGCCAGCGGGAAGAGGAGCGTTGGGGACGCGAGACGGGCCACGGCACCGCCGAAACCGGCGCCTCCCGAGAAGTTTCTCTTACCTGTCGTAGATGGGACCTTTGAAAGTCGGGTCGTATTTCTGCGGCGTCCCTGCGGAGacgaagaaggaaaagaaaaaacgaTTTGGGGGATGGCTGGGATGGGAGGAAGGGGCTCCTCATCCTCCTCTCGCCACCGCACgcaaaaagagaagcagagggaGCTTTAACCAAAAGGCTCGGGATAAGCAGAATCAGGAGGAAAATAATCTCCAGATGCCATTTCCCTCCGTCCGTGCCTCTGCTTTCCAGGCGTGGAAACAATTATTCCCTTGGAAAACCCATTTCCACGTGGTTTTCTCCAAAAGTGCTTCCTGGGATTCTGCCCAAGATACCCGAAATCCCTCGGAAGCACCGAAAAGCCGCGGAGGCAgagtggggctgggagcagcgaTGCCGGGGGGATCCCAGGGGGTTTCGGGTCCTGCAGAGCCTCGGCGCGGCCGGAGCAGCGCAGGCAGCGTCGGTCCCACGGCGGCGCTGGGCTCCTGCCCGGCGGATACGGCACgatcctttttccccctctttattTTTAGGGTGGGAATTCAGCCAGGAAAGGCAGCGCGGCCGTGGGAGCAGCCCGGTGCCGGGGACACGGCTGCTTTGGGGTGCTTTT
The genomic region above belongs to Calonectris borealis chromosome 31, bCalBor7.hap1.2, whole genome shotgun sequence and contains:
- the SLC44A2 gene encoding choline transporter-like protein 2 isoform X2, whose protein sequence is MGGQGENYYGKHGTPQKYDPTFKGPIYDRGCTDVICCVLLVIAIVGYVVVGVVAWTHGDPRKVIYPTDSRGQFCGQQGTPNEKKPFLFYFDIVKCASPLVLLEFQCPTTQICVSKCPDRYLTYLSAYNSRTPSELEYYRHFCVPEFKNLQKAPIKVLKDKECPAMIIPSTPLARRCFPAIRAKKGVIMVGNETTYDDGHGRRRNVTELLEGAKKANVVLETRQLAMKIFEDYTVSWYWIIIGLVIAMVASLIFIVLLRFLAGIMVWVMIVMVILVLGYGIFHCYMEYAKLKGEAGSDVSLKDLGFQTDLRVYLHLRQTWLAFMIILCIVEVVIILLLIFLRKRILIAIALIREASRAIGHIMMSLLFPLCTFFLLCLCIAYWASTAVFLSTSNEAVYKVFNETACQFSGQTCKPETFNTSNVTKLCPDAQCLFAFYGGETAYHKYLIILQFFNVFMFFWLANFVIALGQVTLAGAFASYYWAFKKPDDMPAFPLFSAFGRALRYHTGSLAFGSLILAIVQVIRVTLEYLDHRLKAADNKFAKFLLSCLKCCFWCLEKFIKFLNRNAYIMIAVYGTNFCTSARNAFFLLMRNIIRVAVLDKVTDFLFFLGKLLIVGSVGILAFFFFTQRIKLVQDTAPPLNYYWVPILTVIVGSYLIAHGFFSVYGMCVDTLFLCFCEDLERNDGSPERPYYMSPELSEILLKGNLEPSKSADSQG
- the SLC44A2 gene encoding choline transporter-like protein 2 isoform X1, coding for MEDQAAGRKDPDGAYGTPQKYDPTFKGPIYDRGCTDVICCVLLVIAIVGYVVVGVVAWTHGDPRKVIYPTDSRGQFCGQQGTPNEKKPFLFYFDIVKCASPLVLLEFQCPTTQICVSKCPDRYLTYLSAYNSRTPSELEYYRHFCVPEFKNLQKAPIKVLKDKECPAMIIPSTPLARRCFPAIRAKKGVIMVGNETTYDDGHGRRRNVTELLEGAKKANVVLETRQLAMKIFEDYTVSWYWIIIGLVIAMVASLIFIVLLRFLAGIMVWVMIVMVILVLGYGIFHCYMEYAKLKGEAGSDVSLKDLGFQTDLRVYLHLRQTWLAFMIILCIVEVVIILLLIFLRKRILIAIALIREASRAIGHIMMSLLFPLCTFFLLCLCIAYWASTAVFLSTSNEAVYKVFNETACQFSGQTCKPETFNTSNVTKLCPDAQCLFAFYGGETAYHKYLIILQFFNVFMFFWLANFVIALGQVTLAGAFASYYWAFKKPDDMPAFPLFSAFGRALRYHTGSLAFGSLILAIVQVIRVTLEYLDHRLKAADNKFAKFLLSCLKCCFWCLEKFIKFLNRNAYIMIAVYGTNFCTSARNAFFLLMRNIIRVAVLDKVTDFLFFLGKLLIVGSVGILAFFFFTQRIKLVQDTAPPLNYYWVPILTVIVGSYLIAHGFFSVYGMCVDTLFLCFCEDLERNDGSPERPYYMSPELSEILLKGNLEPSKSADSQG
- the SLC44A2 gene encoding choline transporter-like protein 2 isoform X3, with protein sequence MEDQAAGRKDPDGAYGTPQKYDPTFKGPIYDRGCTDVICCVLLVIAIVGYVVVGVVAWTHGDPRKVIYPTDSRGQFCGQQGTPNEKKPFLFYFDIVKCASPLVLLEFQCPTTQICVSKCPDRYLTYLSAYNSRTPSELEYYRHFCVPEFKNLQKAPIKVLKDKECPAMIIPSTPLARRCFPAIRAKKGVIMVGNETTYDDGHGRRRNVTELLEGAKKANVVLETRQLAMKIFEDYTVSWYWIIIGLVIAMVASLIFIVLLRFLAGIMVWVMIVMVILVLGYGIFHCYMEYAKLKGEAGSDVSLKDLGFQTDLRVYLHLRQTWLAFMIILCIVEVVIILLLIFLRKRILIAIALIREASRAIGHIMMSLLFPLCTFFLLCLCIAYWASTAVFLSTSNEAVYKVFNETACQFSGQTCKPETFNTSNVTKLCPDAQCLFAFYGGETAYHKYLIILQFFNVFMFFWLANFVIALGQVTLAGAFASYYWAFKKPDDMPAFPLFSAFGRALRYHTGSLAFGSLILAIVQVIRVTLEYLDHRLKAADNKFAKFLLSCLKCCFWCLEKFIKFLNRNAYIMIAVYGTNFCTSARNAFFLLMRNIIRVAVLDKVTDFLFFLGKLLIVGSVGILAFFFFTQRIKLVQDTAPPLNYYWVPILTVIVGSYLIAHGFFSVYGMCVDTLFLCFLEDLERNDGSAEKPYFMSPNLKKLLKKTNKGQPDA
- the SLC44A2 gene encoding choline transporter-like protein 2 isoform X4, which encodes MGGQGENYYGKHGTPQKYDPTFKGPIYDRGCTDVICCVLLVIAIVGYVVVGVVAWTHGDPRKVIYPTDSRGQFCGQQGTPNEKKPFLFYFDIVKCASPLVLLEFQCPTTQICVSKCPDRYLTYLSAYNSRTPSELEYYRHFCVPEFKNLQKAPIKVLKDKECPAMIIPSTPLARRCFPAIRAKKGVIMVGNETTYDDGHGRRRNVTELLEGAKKANVVLETRQLAMKIFEDYTVSWYWIIIGLVIAMVASLIFIVLLRFLAGIMVWVMIVMVILVLGYGIFHCYMEYAKLKGEAGSDVSLKDLGFQTDLRVYLHLRQTWLAFMIILCIVEVVIILLLIFLRKRILIAIALIREASRAIGHIMMSLLFPLCTFFLLCLCIAYWASTAVFLSTSNEAVYKVFNETACQFSGQTCKPETFNTSNVTKLCPDAQCLFAFYGGETAYHKYLIILQFFNVFMFFWLANFVIALGQVTLAGAFASYYWAFKKPDDMPAFPLFSAFGRALRYHTGSLAFGSLILAIVQVIRVTLEYLDHRLKAADNKFAKFLLSCLKCCFWCLEKFIKFLNRNAYIMIAVYGTNFCTSARNAFFLLMRNIIRVAVLDKVTDFLFFLGKLLIVGSVGILAFFFFTQRIKLVQDTAPPLNYYWVPILTVIVGSYLIAHGFFSVYGMCVDTLFLCFLEDLERNDGSAEKPYFMSPNLKKLLKKTNKGQPDA